A single window of Candidatus Rhabdochlamydia oedothoracis DNA harbors:
- a CDS encoding helix-turn-helix domain-containing protein, protein MQLKANFLTRNQKDILKARHRHERDKRLCDRIKSILLLDEGWTCPQVAHALLLDDDTIRHYYKIYSEDGKEALLNLNYTGKVCWLSQNQLDQLKIYVKEEAPHSAKQVINFAKDRFGIYSGSDSIV, encoded by the coding sequence ATGCAACTAAAAGCGAACTTTTTAACAAGAAACCAAAAAGACATCCTCAAGGCTCGTCATCGCCATGAACGGGATAAAAGGCTATGCGATAGAATCAAATCTATTTTATTGTTAGATGAAGGGTGGACATGCCCACAAGTAGCACATGCTTTACTCCTAGATGACGATACGATAAGACATTATTATAAAATCTATTCAGAAGACGGAAAAGAAGCCTTACTAAATTTGAACTATACAGGAAAGGTTTGCTGGCTCAGTCAAAATCAGCTTGACCAACTAAAAATCTATGTAAAAGAAGAAGCACCCCATTCGGCTAAACAAGTGATTAATTTTGCCAAAGACCGCTTTGGAATATATAGTGGTTCCGATTCAATCGTATAG
- a CDS encoding helix-turn-helix domain-containing protein, whose protein sequence is MKKLIPSQRADLEHKLKHPKDYSERNRLCVILGYDEGISTKNLAKTLRISPITVQKYLREYDSENKTGSSPRGGSKSKLSQDQKESLLKHLQEKTYLKVKGIIAYVHEQYGIKYSQSGMTDWLIQHGFAYKRPKKIPGKLDPEKQRIFIEQYRALKETLNPDEEIYFIDAVHPEHQSQAVCG, encoded by the coding sequence ATGAAAAAACTGATCCCTAGCCAGAGAGCTGACTTAGAACACAAGTTAAAGCATCCAAAAGACTATTCTGAACGGAATAGGCTTTGTGTAATTTTGGGCTATGATGAGGGTATCTCAACAAAAAATCTTGCTAAAACACTCCGGATAAGCCCTATCACTGTTCAGAAATACCTCAGAGAATATGATTCCGAAAATAAAACTGGAAGTAGCCCTCGAGGCGGTAGCAAATCAAAACTTTCACAAGACCAAAAAGAGTCTCTACTAAAACACCTACAGGAAAAGACCTATCTTAAAGTCAAAGGGATCATAGCTTATGTGCATGAGCAATATGGGATAAAATATTCCCAAAGCGGCATGACAGATTGGCTCATACAGCACGGATTTGCTTATAAACGTCCTAAAAAGATTCCTGGGAAATTAGATCCTGAAAAACAACGAATTTTCATAGAACAATATAGGGCTTTAAAGGAGACCTTAAACCCTGATGAAGAGATCTATTTCATAGATGCTGTGCATCCTGAACATCAGTCCCAAGCCGTATGTGGATAG
- a CDS encoding IS630 family transposase, translating to MKKGVQKTLQTSGKQLRLHFAGALCLTGMKIFTEEYKTVDADAMLDFFKKLEKQTEARIIHVILDNARSNKNKKLEEFLMSSRIKVHYLPPYSPNLNPIERLWKILKEKKVYNRYYETSVTFFQAIRGFFLEEIPKITDILKCRINDKFQVVDLNPIKLAV from the coding sequence ATCAAAAAAGGCGTTCAAAAGACTTTGCAGACATCCGGGAAACAATTGCGATTGCATTTTGCTGGAGCTCTTTGCCTGACAGGAATGAAGATTTTTACAGAGGAATATAAGACAGTTGATGCCGATGCAATGCTCGATTTTTTCAAGAAGCTAGAAAAACAGACAGAGGCTCGAATTATTCATGTAATTTTGGATAATGCAAGATCAAACAAAAATAAGAAACTAGAAGAGTTTCTGATGTCTTCTAGGATTAAAGTGCACTATCTCCCTCCTTATTCGCCGAATTTGAATCCTATTGAACGCTTGTGGAAGATCTTAAAGGAAAAGAAGGTATACAATCGATATTACGAAACGTCGGTGACTTTTTTTCAGGCAATTAGAGGATTCTTCTTAGAAGAGATACCGAAAATAACAGATATTTTGAAATGTAGGATAAACGACAAGTTTCAAGTCGTTGACTTAAATCCCATTAAGCTAGCCGTTTGA
- a CDS encoding NUDIX hydrolase: MSNTTIPKIEKSQFAYHGFFDVHVDSLRWPTGFQNTYTRLDLCSSAAVVLARIADGRFIINLEYRHPTGKWLLSCPGGRVDQSETPLEAVKRELLEETGYGGGTWQALPSIYPLPAITDQRIFYFLAQDVVHLSAAKVEESELIKTLLKTKQELYQEIQNKTPVDGILCTALFLWQLL; the protein is encoded by the coding sequence ATGTCAAATACCACTATCCCTAAAATAGAAAAAAGCCAGTTTGCTTATCATGGCTTTTTTGATGTACACGTTGATTCCTTAAGATGGCCAACAGGATTTCAAAATACCTATACTCGTCTTGATCTTTGCTCTTCTGCAGCAGTTGTTTTAGCCCGCATTGCGGATGGGCGCTTTATCATCAATTTAGAATATAGACATCCCACAGGAAAATGGCTGCTCAGTTGCCCAGGAGGAAGGGTTGATCAAAGTGAAACCCCATTAGAAGCTGTTAAAAGAGAGCTACTCGAAGAAACCGGTTATGGAGGAGGGACCTGGCAAGCACTTCCTTCTATTTATCCCCTTCCTGCTATAACAGATCAGAGAATATTTTATTTTTTGGCTCAAGATGTAGTTCATCTATCTGCTGCTAAAGTAGAGGAATCAGAACTCATTAAAACCTTATTAAAAACAAAACAAGAGCTGTATCAAGAGATTCAAAATAAAACCCCGGTAGATGGCATCTTATGCACAGCTCTATTTCTATGGCAGCTTTTATAA
- a CDS encoding protein kinase domain-containing protein, producing the protein MSLRFDHSSSYQILRSLGKGGMGEVLLAQEGVSGRLVALKRMRAELKDSAVLRERFLREARVTATLTHPSIIPVFNIYADQAIPYFTMPYVEGETLKKILKTAFEEEKIAEPKHPIGSSIMALTRIFLSVCEAIAYTHSKGILHRDLKPDNIIVGKYGEVLILDWGLADFIGQEETSFSELMGNYQNLTRPGKVPGTLNYLAPERAKGEQSTPLSDIYSLGVILYQILTLRLPFYRSSLRSFRKTMHLEKWINPTEIAPYRDISVHLSDIAKRCLQPIASDRFESVDDMIVELKKFIEGKPEWVLTSELDINCKQDWAFQENILFTKHLAITRSPEVMEWLQLMLSKDSFNGNIRVETEIYIQSHSVGMGLLFTTTEVNKRGILREGYTIWFNQSPMSCRLFYGSAEVMTVNDLDIPQNIALSLQIDKMDNHLYVYLNHTLICHYISLIPLPTTQIALVSYDNYFTVSNIRISLGSQNAMINCLAIPDAFLSNKNYSKALLEYRRIGNSFSGRMEGREALFRAGITLIKYATVQKKSSERERLYLFALDEFSKLRHTPGAPLEYLGKSLVYKETQEIEEEIKCLEICIRKYSKHPLFKMIVEQIMMRLHQTSSYKRIPAYHFALLALRHLPKLFTSSENKRIVTLLNQYLEPIPFFIHLDNQDKMTKYSDLSCQLAFWLAKPITLIEILENTPPLFILTNAFFGLLAMGFDHWVGENLHLCSDPVEAEKIQIACLGHKKGFPLAIQTYLTQFPGAKNASRALYYLLDQTILKNKIESLYSEELFELFIQNQQLAPLGVELLLLQNRWSAAEKLITYYHLEDLQDDSSVFYPLIGCWLCYKQSEAKAISYLKGAIDAPFPTSKLLLSYFLQGKITNKAWSQTALTWEKISLFRQLRLFFHCTGNQKKAKLYSNRIHKEIRSIHVKYHYP; encoded by the coding sequence ATGAGCTTAAGATTTGATCATTCTAGTTCCTATCAAATCCTACGAAGTTTGGGCAAAGGAGGTATGGGAGAGGTTTTATTAGCCCAAGAAGGGGTATCTGGTCGACTAGTTGCCCTTAAAAGGATGCGCGCAGAATTAAAAGATAGTGCGGTTTTAAGAGAGCGTTTTTTAAGAGAAGCCCGGGTAACGGCTACTCTGACGCATCCTTCCATTATCCCTGTATTTAACATCTATGCTGATCAAGCAATCCCTTATTTTACGATGCCTTATGTAGAAGGAGAAACACTTAAAAAAATCTTAAAAACCGCTTTTGAAGAGGAGAAAATAGCCGAGCCCAAACATCCTATTGGCAGCTCCATTATGGCGCTTACTCGTATTTTTCTCTCTGTGTGCGAAGCCATTGCTTATACGCATTCTAAAGGAATTCTACATAGAGATTTAAAACCTGATAATATTATCGTTGGAAAATATGGAGAAGTGCTCATTTTAGATTGGGGCTTAGCTGATTTCATAGGCCAAGAAGAAACCTCTTTTTCCGAGCTCATGGGAAATTACCAGAATCTTACAAGACCAGGAAAAGTACCAGGTACACTTAATTACCTTGCACCAGAGCGTGCAAAAGGAGAACAATCCACCCCTTTAAGCGACATTTATTCTCTAGGCGTAATTCTATATCAAATACTCACCCTTCGCCTGCCTTTTTATCGAAGCTCTTTACGTAGTTTTCGTAAAACTATGCATTTAGAAAAATGGATTAACCCCACAGAAATCGCTCCCTATAGAGATATTTCTGTGCATCTCTCTGATATTGCAAAACGCTGTTTACAACCAATTGCATCTGATCGATTTGAAAGCGTTGATGATATGATCGTTGAGCTCAAAAAGTTTATAGAAGGCAAACCTGAATGGGTTTTAACATCTGAGCTAGATATTAATTGCAAGCAAGATTGGGCCTTTCAGGAAAATATTTTATTCACTAAACATCTAGCAATTACAAGATCTCCAGAGGTCATGGAATGGCTACAATTAATGCTTTCAAAAGATTCCTTTAATGGAAACATTCGAGTTGAAACAGAGATTTACATCCAATCTCATTCAGTAGGAATGGGACTATTATTTACTACTACTGAGGTAAATAAACGAGGGATTCTCCGAGAGGGATATACTATATGGTTCAATCAGTCTCCTATGAGCTGCAGGCTTTTCTATGGTAGTGCTGAAGTTATGACTGTAAATGATTTAGATATTCCCCAAAATATCGCATTGAGTTTGCAGATCGATAAAATGGATAACCATTTATATGTCTATTTAAATCACACACTAATTTGTCACTATATAAGTTTGATTCCTTTGCCTACGACTCAGATTGCTTTAGTATCCTACGATAATTATTTTACCGTTTCTAATATTCGGATTAGCTTAGGGAGTCAAAATGCAATGATTAATTGCTTAGCGATTCCCGATGCTTTTTTATCTAATAAAAATTATAGCAAAGCACTGTTAGAGTATCGACGAATAGGCAACTCTTTTTCTGGGCGCATGGAGGGAAGGGAGGCTTTATTTCGCGCAGGGATTACTTTAATTAAATACGCAACTGTACAGAAGAAATCTAGCGAAAGAGAACGACTGTATTTATTTGCTTTGGATGAATTTAGCAAATTGCGCCATACTCCCGGAGCTCCTTTAGAATATTTAGGCAAATCGCTTGTTTATAAAGAGACCCAAGAGATTGAAGAAGAAATTAAATGTTTAGAAATCTGTATCCGCAAATACTCAAAGCACCCTTTGTTTAAAATGATTGTTGAACAAATCATGATGCGCCTACATCAAACCTCTTCTTATAAACGCATACCTGCTTACCATTTTGCCCTTTTAGCTCTGCGCCATCTTCCTAAATTATTTACTTCCTCAGAAAACAAACGCATTGTTACCCTACTTAATCAGTATCTTGAACCAATTCCCTTTTTTATCCATTTAGACAATCAAGATAAAATGACGAAGTATTCAGATCTTAGCTGCCAGTTAGCCTTTTGGTTAGCAAAGCCAATTACTCTGATTGAAATTTTAGAAAATACGCCTCCTCTATTTATTCTAACCAATGCGTTCTTTGGTTTATTAGCAATGGGGTTTGACCATTGGGTAGGAGAAAACTTACACCTCTGTTCTGATCCCGTAGAAGCAGAGAAAATTCAAATTGCTTGTTTAGGGCACAAAAAAGGATTTCCATTGGCTATTCAAACCTATCTCACTCAATTTCCCGGGGCTAAAAATGCTTCAAGAGCACTCTATTACTTACTTGATCAAACGATACTAAAAAATAAAATAGAGTCTCTATATTCAGAAGAGCTCTTTGAGTTATTTATCCAGAACCAACAACTAGCTCCTCTTGGAGTAGAATTGTTATTGCTCCAAAATCGATGGAGCGCGGCAGAAAAACTCATTACTTACTATCACTTAGAAGATTTACAAGATGATTCTTCTGTTTTTTATCCACTGATAGGTTGTTGGTTATGTTATAAACAGTCAGAGGCTAAAGCCATTTCCTATCTTAAAGGAGCAATAGATGCTCCCTTTCCCACTAGTAAGCTATTACTCAGCTATTTTTTACAGGGAAAAATAACTAATAAAGCTTGGAGTCAAACAGCTTTGACTTGGGAAAAGATTTCCTTATTTCGTCAATTGCGTTTGTTTTTTCATTGTACTGGAAATCAAAAAAAAGCCAAACTCTACTCTAATCGCATTCATAAAGAAATACGCTCTATCCATGTCAAATACCACTATCCCTAA
- the trpS gene encoding tryptophan--tRNA ligase, whose translation MIGAQLLVKQIVLTGDRPTGPLHIGHYVGSLKSRLDLQKTCRQFVMIADAQALTDNAKDPKKVRENILQVALDYLAVGIDSEQTTIFIQSLIPPLFELTSYFLNLVTWNRLKHNPTIKREILQKGYEKNIAAGFMIYPVSQAADITAFKADIVPVGEDQLPMIEQTNELVRHFNHAYNTNVFTSCKALTTKVSRLPGLDGKEKMSKSLNNAIFLSDSPELISKKIKGMYSDPNHTRVEDPGNVEASPVFTYLDCFDPDLSFLEDLKQKYRKGGLGDAVVKKRLNEVLQAFLEPIRKRREHYAQDPREVMNILQKGTDRANLVTHQTLIEVRQAMGLDYFSSSSSSSS comes from the coding sequence ATGATAGGAGCTCAGCTTTTGGTTAAACAAATTGTACTAACAGGAGATCGACCAACAGGACCTTTGCATATCGGTCATTATGTAGGATCTCTAAAAAGTCGACTAGATTTACAAAAAACGTGTAGACAATTTGTTATGATTGCAGATGCACAAGCATTAACCGATAATGCAAAAGATCCTAAAAAAGTACGAGAAAATATTCTACAAGTGGCACTAGATTACCTTGCTGTAGGAATAGACTCTGAGCAAACCACTATCTTTATTCAGTCATTAATACCTCCTTTATTTGAGCTTACCTCTTATTTTTTAAATCTTGTTACTTGGAATCGTTTGAAGCATAATCCCACCATCAAGAGGGAAATTTTACAAAAAGGGTATGAAAAAAATATCGCTGCTGGATTTATGATATATCCGGTTAGCCAAGCAGCGGATATCACAGCTTTTAAGGCAGATATAGTCCCGGTTGGAGAAGATCAGCTACCCATGATTGAGCAAACCAATGAGCTTGTACGCCATTTTAATCATGCCTACAACACGAATGTATTCACTAGCTGTAAAGCGCTTACTACAAAGGTATCGCGCTTACCAGGTCTTGATGGTAAAGAAAAAATGAGTAAATCGCTGAATAATGCTATCTTTTTATCCGATTCTCCTGAACTCATTTCCAAAAAAATCAAAGGTATGTATAGCGACCCCAACCACACCCGAGTAGAAGATCCAGGCAATGTGGAAGCAAGTCCTGTTTTTACCTACCTTGATTGCTTTGATCCGGATCTCTCTTTTTTAGAAGACCTTAAACAAAAATATCGTAAAGGAGGTTTAGGGGATGCAGTGGTTAAAAAACGCTTAAACGAAGTTCTACAAGCTTTTCTAGAACCCATTCGCAAAAGACGAGAGCATTACGCACAAGATCCTCGTGAAGTGATGAATATACTCCAAAAAGGTACGGATAGGGCTAATCTGGTTACGCATCAAACTCTTATAGAAGTTCGTCAAGCAATGGGATTAGATTACTTTTCTTCATCATCTTCTTCCAGCTCATGA